From Methanosarcina lacustris Z-7289, one genomic window encodes:
- a CDS encoding ATP synthase subunit B gives MVKEYKTITQIAGPLVFVEKTEPVGYKEIVTINLPDGTTRRGEVLDSSADIVVIQIFEGTGGLDKNCGVVFTGETLKLPASIDLLGRILSGSGNPLDGGPRIVPDQMLDINGAAMNPYARLPPKDFIQTGISTIDGTNTLVRGQKLPIFSGAGLPHNEIALQIARQAAVPGSEAEFAVVFAAMGITNEEAQYFMSDFEKTGALERAVVFLNLADDPAVERIVTPRMALTAAEYLAYEHGMHVLVILTDITNYAEALRQMGAARNEVPGRRGYPGYMYTDLATLYERAGIVKGAKGSVTQIPILSMPGDDITHPIPDLSGYITEGQIVVSRELHRKGIYPPINVLPSLSRLMNSGIGAGKTREDHKAVSDQMYAGYAEGRDLRGLVAIVGKEALSERDVKFLEFADLFENEFVRQGRNENRTIAETLDIGWKILSHLPENQLGRIDNKYIQKYHPAHRKVQ, from the coding sequence ATGGTAAAAGAATATAAGACAATCACTCAGATTGCAGGACCACTTGTCTTTGTTGAAAAAACAGAGCCTGTAGGCTATAAAGAAATCGTTACTATCAACCTGCCTGACGGAACCACCCGTAGAGGCGAGGTGCTGGACTCTTCAGCGGACATAGTGGTTATCCAGATTTTTGAAGGTACTGGTGGTCTGGACAAAAATTGTGGTGTAGTCTTCACAGGGGAAACCCTGAAGCTCCCTGCATCCATCGACCTCCTCGGAAGGATCCTTTCAGGGTCCGGAAATCCCCTTGACGGTGGACCTCGGATTGTGCCTGACCAGATGCTGGATATCAATGGGGCTGCAATGAACCCATACGCCAGGTTGCCTCCTAAGGATTTCATCCAGACTGGTATCTCCACAATCGACGGAACAAACACTCTGGTTCGTGGACAGAAACTACCTATCTTCTCAGGAGCAGGTCTCCCACACAACGAAATTGCCCTGCAAATCGCAAGACAGGCTGCTGTGCCCGGATCCGAAGCAGAGTTCGCAGTGGTTTTCGCTGCAATGGGTATCACCAATGAAGAAGCCCAGTATTTCATGAGCGACTTCGAAAAGACCGGGGCTCTGGAAAGGGCTGTTGTGTTCCTCAACCTTGCAGATGACCCTGCTGTCGAACGTATCGTCACTCCGCGTATGGCACTGACCGCAGCTGAGTATCTGGCATACGAACACGGTATGCACGTACTTGTCATTCTGACTGACATTACCAACTATGCAGAAGCTCTCCGTCAGATGGGTGCCGCTCGTAATGAAGTGCCCGGTCGTCGTGGGTATCCAGGTTATATGTACACTGACCTTGCAACTCTCTACGAGCGAGCAGGTATTGTCAAGGGCGCAAAGGGATCCGTTACCCAGATTCCTATCCTGTCAATGCCTGGTGACGATATTACCCACCCGATTCCTGACCTGTCCGGATATATTACTGAAGGGCAGATTGTGGTTTCAAGAGAACTGCATAGAAAAGGTATCTACCCTCCAATAAATGTGCTGCCGTCCCTGTCAAGGCTGATGAACTCCGGTATCGGAGCTGGCAAGACCAGGGAAGACCACAAGGCAGTTTCTGACCAGATGTATGCGGGTTATGCAGAAGGGCGTGACCTGAGAGGTCTCGTGGCTATCGTCGGTAAAGAAGCTCTGTCTGAGAGAGACGTCAAGTTCCTTGAGTTTGCCGACCTTTTCGAGAACGAGTTCGTTCGTCAGGGCAGAAACGAAAACAGGACAATTGCAGAGACTCTGGACATCGGATGGAAGATTCTTTCGCACCTGCCTGAAAACCAGTTGGGTAGGATTGACAACAAGTACATCCAGAAATACCACCCTGCACACAGAAAGGTTCAGTGA